A genomic region of Xiphophorus couchianus chromosome 18, X_couchianus-1.0, whole genome shotgun sequence contains the following coding sequences:
- the dmac2 gene encoding distal membrane-arm assembly complex protein 2 isoform X2, which produces MSAPWISLRRCCQRAAVLLVARRHWSSSSASPPSLVSRSLDFLAQRFYDVEALLNWKSRIGKDQLRKKNLYYGYTHKQYGPDIASAYYILNLGGGFRFVGQSEWFRADSRGKFNWDFLNYKDTPVEEVDMSHTIINYVGLSNLERQHLRTLKLQGCPEVDDWFLAGLHKFQDSLEELDISHCPKITVGGLAALRNLSHLKHLNVSSLPRISNPGLVIILLEEMLPQCQITADGYDLSLPQAGREKSEERLEAER; this is translated from the exons ATGTCGGCACCCTGGATA TCTTTACGCAGGTGCTGTCAGCGGGCTGCTGTCCTCCTCGTTGCTAGGCGACATTGGAGCTCCAGCTCAGCATCTCCTCCTTCTCTCGTGTCCAGGTCTCTTGACTTCCTCGCCCAGCGTTTCTATGATGTAGAGGCGCTCCTAAACTGGAAGTCCCGGATTGGGAAGGACCAGCTCCGAAAGAAGAATCT TTACTATGGTTACACCCACAAGCAGTATGGCCCAGACATAGCATCTGCCTATTATATTCTAAATCTAGGAGGAGGATTTAG GTTTGTGGGCCAGTCTGAGTGGTTCCGCGCCGACTCAAGGGGCAAATTCAACTGGGATTTCCTGAACTACAAGGACACACCTGTGGAAGAAGTAGACATGAGTCACACCATCATCAACTACGTAGGACTGTCTAACCTGG AGAGGCAACATCTGCGAACTCTAAAGCTCCAAGGCTGCCCTGAGGTGGATGACTGGTTCCTGGCAGGGCTCCACAAGTTCCAGGACTCTTTGGAGGAGCTGGACATTTCTCACTGTCCAAAGATTACCGTGGGCGGCCTGGCTGCTCTCAGGAATCTCAG CCACCTAAAGCACCTGAATGTGTCCTCCCTCCCGAGGATTTCAAATCCAGGGTTGGTGATCATCCTGCTGGAGGAGATGCTACCTCAATGCCAGATCACAGCAGATGGCTACGACCTCAGTCTGCCTCAGGCTGGAAGGGAGAAGTCAGAGGAGCGCCTGGAAGCAGAGAGGTAG
- the dmac2 gene encoding distal membrane-arm assembly complex protein 2 isoform X1 has product MIYKEKKSSLRRCCQRAAVLLVARRHWSSSSASPPSLVSRSLDFLAQRFYDVEALLNWKSRIGKDQLRKKNLYYGYTHKQYGPDIASAYYILNLGGGFRFVGQSEWFRADSRGKFNWDFLNYKDTPVEEVDMSHTIINYVGLSNLERQHLRTLKLQGCPEVDDWFLAGLHKFQDSLEELDISHCPKITVGGLAALRNLSHLKHLNVSSLPRISNPGLVIILLEEMLPQCQITADGYDLSLPQAGREKSEERLEAER; this is encoded by the exons Atgatatataaagaaaaaaagtca TCTTTACGCAGGTGCTGTCAGCGGGCTGCTGTCCTCCTCGTTGCTAGGCGACATTGGAGCTCCAGCTCAGCATCTCCTCCTTCTCTCGTGTCCAGGTCTCTTGACTTCCTCGCCCAGCGTTTCTATGATGTAGAGGCGCTCCTAAACTGGAAGTCCCGGATTGGGAAGGACCAGCTCCGAAAGAAGAATCT TTACTATGGTTACACCCACAAGCAGTATGGCCCAGACATAGCATCTGCCTATTATATTCTAAATCTAGGAGGAGGATTTAG GTTTGTGGGCCAGTCTGAGTGGTTCCGCGCCGACTCAAGGGGCAAATTCAACTGGGATTTCCTGAACTACAAGGACACACCTGTGGAAGAAGTAGACATGAGTCACACCATCATCAACTACGTAGGACTGTCTAACCTGG AGAGGCAACATCTGCGAACTCTAAAGCTCCAAGGCTGCCCTGAGGTGGATGACTGGTTCCTGGCAGGGCTCCACAAGTTCCAGGACTCTTTGGAGGAGCTGGACATTTCTCACTGTCCAAAGATTACCGTGGGCGGCCTGGCTGCTCTCAGGAATCTCAG CCACCTAAAGCACCTGAATGTGTCCTCCCTCCCGAGGATTTCAAATCCAGGGTTGGTGATCATCCTGCTGGAGGAGATGCTACCTCAATGCCAGATCACAGCAGATGGCTACGACCTCAGTCTGCCTCAGGCTGGAAGGGAGAAGTCAGAGGAGCGCCTGGAAGCAGAGAGGTAG